The Acinetobacter defluvii genome includes a region encoding these proteins:
- the mltB gene encoding lytic murein transglycosylase B, whose protein sequence is MLNFGLFQKVRNISFCAAALSITSFCQANDFANDPNYNNFKLKTMQTYGLSSEQVDWAMNGSRNLPNIINIMNRPGESKPWYQYKTNFLAEGTIQRGVRFKNQYADTLNRAEQQYGVPQAIILGILGVETGYGANKGSFITRDALATLGFGYERRAQYFQDELSALIAWSYKDGVPTNSIVGSYAGAVGYPQFMPSNIPLYGVDYDGNGHVDLRNSAVDAIGSIANYLAQKGWQRNQPIAFPARYTGNNPDAIIAKDLTQPTPYGALKNQGITPMNPIVKIDDLDMVNVIQLQESYGPAYYITYPNFQVITTYNKSRMYATALWLLGTEIVSR, encoded by the coding sequence ATGTTAAATTTTGGGCTTTTTCAGAAAGTAAGAAACATCAGCTTCTGTGCAGCTGCCTTATCCATTACCAGTTTTTGTCAGGCAAATGATTTTGCCAATGATCCCAACTATAACAATTTTAAATTAAAAACAATGCAAACTTATGGTTTAAGCAGTGAACAAGTCGATTGGGCAATGAATGGTTCACGAAATTTACCAAATATTATCAATATCATGAATAGACCGGGGGAAAGTAAACCTTGGTATCAATACAAAACTAATTTTTTAGCAGAAGGTACAATTCAGCGTGGTGTTCGTTTTAAAAATCAGTATGCGGATACCCTAAATCGTGCTGAACAACAATATGGCGTTCCTCAAGCAATTATTCTGGGGATTTTAGGTGTGGAAACAGGTTATGGTGCAAATAAAGGCTCGTTTATCACCCGTGATGCGCTTGCAACCTTAGGTTTTGGTTATGAACGTCGTGCTCAATATTTCCAAGATGAACTTTCTGCCTTAATTGCTTGGTCATATAAAGATGGTGTACCGACCAATTCGATTGTAGGTTCTTATGCAGGTGCAGTTGGTTACCCACAATTTATGCCAAGTAATATCCCACTGTATGGGGTTGATTATGATGGCAATGGTCATGTTGATCTGCGTAACTCAGCTGTCGATGCGATTGGCTCTATTGCAAATTATTTGGCACAAAAAGGTTGGCAGCGAAACCAACCAATTGCATTCCCAGCACGTTATACAGGAAATAATCCTGATGCCATCATTGCTAAGGATTTAACTCAACCTACGCCTTATGGTGCACTGAAAAACCAAGGTATCACCCCGATGAATCCTATCGTGAAAATTGACGATTTAGATATGGTCAATGTGATTCAACTACAGGAAAGTTATGGACCTGCTTACTACATTACTTACCCTAATTTTCAGGTGATTACTACGTATAACAAAAGCCGCATGTATGCCACTGCGCTCTGGTTATTAGGTACTGAAATAGTAAGTCGCTAA
- a CDS encoding septal ring lytic transglycosylase RlpA family protein → MHASLKYMIALTMGLGMTQVNSEMVQSSYLNNDSDSSSLASRVVNKDSTNFNSHFSNLNSLSITERSGDKIRRDTLAAKVQVQEDEPSVIDKLNAVASNTVRKFSQTGVASWYGRQFHGRKTASGDTFDMNQLTAAHRSLPLNCYIRVTNKDNGKSVVVKVNDRGPFHGNRVLDLSYGAAKRLGITNSGTGRVSIERVDGPNS, encoded by the coding sequence ATGCATGCTTCACTGAAATATATGATCGCCCTGACCATGGGTTTAGGTATGACGCAAGTCAACTCAGAAATGGTTCAGTCATCATATTTAAACAACGATTCAGACAGTTCTAGCCTTGCTTCACGTGTAGTGAATAAAGATTCAACTAATTTTAATTCACACTTTTCAAACTTAAACAGTTTGTCAATTACTGAACGTTCTGGCGATAAAATCCGTCGTGATACACTCGCTGCAAAAGTTCAAGTACAAGAAGATGAGCCTTCAGTCATTGATAAATTAAATGCTGTTGCATCCAATACTGTTCGTAAATTCTCACAAACAGGTGTTGCATCTTGGTATGGTCGTCAATTCCATGGACGTAAAACGGCAAGTGGTGACACCTTCGATATGAACCAATTAACAGCAGCACATCGTAGCCTGCCTTTAAACTGTTATATTCGTGTGACCAATAAAGACAACGGCAAAAGTGTTGTGGTTAAAGTAAATGACCGTGGTCCTTTCCATGGTAACCGTGTGCTCGATTTATCTTATGGTGCCGCTAAACGTTTAGGCATCACGAACTCTGGTACAGGTCGTGTCAGTATCGAACGTGTGGATGGTCCAAACTCTTAA
- a CDS encoding ABC transporter permease, with the protein MNFNQLKVALFTLVHKEIRRFMRIWPQTLLPPAITMSLYFVIFGNLVGSRIGQMGGFSYMQFIVPGLIMMAVITNSYANVSSSFFSAKFQKSIEELIMSPVPLHMVLCGYVIGGVCRGVLVGLIVTLMSLFFTDLAIHNIFVTIYTVIITSLLFSLGGFINAVYAKSFDDISIIPTFVLTPLTYLGGVFYSISALSPFWQNLSLVNPIVYMVNAFRYGILGHSDVNVSLSLIVVTLFCAVLYGIAYYLLSRGSGMRE; encoded by the coding sequence ATGAATTTTAACCAGTTAAAAGTTGCGCTTTTCACGCTTGTGCATAAAGAAATCCGCCGCTTTATGCGGATTTGGCCTCAAACCTTGCTGCCGCCTGCGATTACCATGAGCCTGTATTTTGTTATTTTCGGGAACTTGGTCGGTTCTCGTATTGGGCAAATGGGTGGTTTTAGCTATATGCAATTTATCGTCCCTGGCTTAATTATGATGGCGGTGATTACCAATAGTTATGCCAACGTATCTTCTAGTTTTTTCAGTGCAAAATTTCAAAAAAGTATTGAAGAATTGATTATGAGCCCTGTTCCATTGCACATGGTGCTGTGTGGCTATGTGATTGGTGGAGTCTGTCGTGGAGTCTTGGTGGGTTTAATTGTAACCCTGATGAGTCTATTTTTCACCGATTTAGCCATTCATAACATTTTCGTCACGATCTATACTGTGATTATTACTTCGCTCCTATTTTCTTTGGGAGGATTTATTAATGCGGTTTATGCTAAATCATTTGATGATATTTCGATTATTCCGACCTTTGTTTTAACACCACTGACTTATTTAGGTGGTGTATTCTATTCGATTAGTGCTTTAAGCCCATTTTGGCAAAATCTCTCTTTAGTTAACCCGATTGTCTATATGGTAAATGCGTTCCGTTACGGCATCTTAGGTCACAGCGATGTAAATGTGTCTTTATCATTAATCGTTGTGACATTATTCTGTGCTGTACTATACGGTATTGCTTACTATCTACTTTCTCGTGGTTCAGGAATGCGTGAATAA
- the queF gene encoding NADPH-dependent 7-cyano-7-deazaguanine reductase QueF (Catalyzes the NADPH-dependent reduction of 7-cyano-7-deazaguanine (preQ0) to 7-aminomethyl-7-deazaguanine (preQ1) in queuosine biosynthesis): MTVEQSLLGKDTNYPNTYQPDILFPISRVQARENYKHVEGIYQGKDWWHIFEISWLNDHGIPQVAIGRMTLPASSEFLIESKSLKLYFNSLNFTQFASKQAFIDTVEKDLSAAAQASVTLTLFQVDELEVAKPQGICIDNQQPDCLVNHPDASLLAFDSEHENFDKSVEIQLYSHLLRSNCPVTGQPDWGTVFIRYQGKKPCYRSILAYIISYRQHNGFHEQCVEQIFADLWQNLQPEKLMVYATYTRRGGLDINPCRVSDESWMPSPVRLARQ, from the coding sequence ATGACTGTTGAACAATCTCTTTTGGGTAAAGATACTAATTATCCAAACACTTATCAGCCTGATATCTTATTTCCAATTTCACGTGTTCAAGCACGTGAAAACTACAAACATGTAGAAGGAATCTATCAAGGCAAAGATTGGTGGCATATTTTTGAAATTTCTTGGTTAAATGATCACGGTATTCCACAAGTTGCGATTGGGCGTATGACATTGCCCGCATCTTCTGAGTTTTTAATCGAGTCAAAATCTTTAAAGTTGTATTTTAATAGTCTGAACTTTACTCAGTTTGCATCGAAACAAGCATTTATTGACACCGTAGAAAAAGACTTGTCTGCTGCCGCACAAGCATCTGTCACTTTAACCTTATTTCAAGTGGATGAATTAGAAGTTGCAAAACCACAAGGGATTTGCATTGATAATCAACAACCTGACTGTTTAGTCAATCACCCTGATGCATCGTTACTAGCTTTTGATTCTGAGCATGAAAATTTTGATAAAAGTGTTGAAATTCAACTGTATTCACATCTTTTAAGAAGTAATTGCCCAGTGACAGGGCAACCTGATTGGGGCACGGTTTTTATTCGCTATCAAGGTAAAAAGCCTTGTTATCGCAGTATTTTAGCTTATATTATCTCCTACCGTCAGCATAATGGTTTCCATGAACAATGCGTGGAGCAAATCTTTGCCGATCTTTGGCAAAATTTACAACCTGAAAAACTGATGGTTTATGCAACATATACACGTCGTGGGGGATTAGATATTAACCCTTGTCGTGTATCGGATGAATCATGGATGCCAAGCCCCGTTCGATTGGCGAGACAATAA
- a CDS encoding metal-dependent hydrolase: MLKNLSNQSKNFQQRLHSNIHIRKTRFNAVSVHPHYTDATLISHFLTALSITFPQGERFFVETVRNVREQIKDPQLQADIAGFIGQEAHHAQAHEQFNHAVQSTQYNLKKYDAAFEKEMLRLRTLTQRRQLAATVALEHFTALMAGYMLKYPEFMFKGLSSNMKQLWLWHAVEEIEHKHVAFDVYQSIFNNLAQRRRSMRTITIGFISSTMLMTADLLWQDRKTSLYQPKQLLKNIKALYGLGLMMVRLFPEYIAFYDEDFHPKQLDQQDLLEMGRQLLNPS, translated from the coding sequence ATGTTAAAAAATCTCTCTAATCAATCCAAAAATTTTCAACAACGCCTACACTCTAATATTCATATCCGTAAAACTAGGTTTAATGCAGTATCAGTACATCCTCACTATACAGATGCTACTTTAATCTCACATTTTCTTACGGCTTTATCCATTACCTTTCCTCAAGGTGAACGCTTCTTTGTGGAAACAGTGCGCAATGTCCGAGAACAAATTAAAGATCCTCAGCTTCAGGCAGATATTGCAGGTTTTATTGGGCAAGAGGCGCATCATGCACAAGCACACGAGCAATTTAACCATGCTGTACAGTCAACCCAGTACAACCTAAAAAAATATGATGCTGCGTTTGAAAAAGAAATGTTGCGTTTAAGAACACTAACCCAACGTCGCCAACTTGCTGCGACAGTTGCTTTAGAGCATTTTACAGCACTTATGGCAGGTTATATGTTGAAGTATCCCGAATTTATGTTTAAAGGTTTATCTTCAAACATGAAACAACTTTGGCTTTGGCATGCGGTAGAGGAAATTGAACATAAACATGTGGCTTTTGATGTTTATCAGAGTATTTTTAATAATTTAGCACAGCGCCGTAGAAGTATGCGCACCATTACCATCGGCTTTATAAGCAGCACAATGCTAATGACTGCCGATTTACTCTGGCAAGATCGTAAAACAAGCTTATATCAACCGAAACAATTACTTAAAAACATTAAAGCTCTGTATGGTTTGGGCTTAATGATGGTGCGTTTATTTCCAGAATATATTGCATTCTATGATGAGGATTTTCATCCTAAACAACTTGATCAACAAGATTTACTTGAAATGGGGCGTCAGTTGCTTAATCCAAGTTAA